The Halorhabdus sp. BNX81 genome includes a region encoding these proteins:
- a CDS encoding glycoside hydrolase family 16 protein: protein MRTARERPRRAVDRRTVLGAMGSAISVGAAGCSMLDGGSSPTDATESATPTDGSDAPTSPEAASAEPNGDSWDLSWSDEFDGEEIDEAVWSFETGNGHPDVPGWGNEEPQYYQRENAWVEDDHLVIEAREEHVEDDYGEYDYTSSRLHTQGTVATKYGRVDIRARLPRGQGIWPRIWMVGSDVAFAGWPDCGEIDILEFRGDEPETVRGFAQGPGYTGADRLRDSYTVEEGALTDSTHVFSIRWQSDRIEWYVDETQYHTVSRETVEDAGHEWVFDTPMYFVLAFACGGDPASYPDETTPFPQRLEVDYVRHYERV, encoded by the coding sequence GTGAGAACCGCACGGGAGCGACCTCGGCGAGCAGTCGATCGGCGGACGGTCCTCGGGGCGATGGGGAGTGCAATCAGCGTGGGTGCGGCCGGCTGCAGCATGCTCGACGGGGGATCATCCCCGACTGACGCTACCGAGTCCGCGACGCCGACTGACGGGAGTGATGCCCCGACGTCGCCCGAAGCCGCGAGTGCGGAACCGAATGGAGATTCCTGGGATCTGTCATGGAGCGACGAGTTCGACGGCGAGGAGATCGACGAGGCGGTCTGGAGCTTCGAGACGGGGAACGGACACCCGGACGTGCCGGGCTGGGGCAACGAGGAGCCACAGTATTACCAGCGCGAGAACGCGTGGGTCGAGGACGACCATCTCGTCATCGAGGCCAGGGAGGAACACGTCGAAGACGACTACGGCGAGTACGACTACACGTCCAGCCGTTTGCACACACAGGGCACTGTGGCAACGAAGTACGGCCGCGTCGACATCCGGGCACGGCTTCCACGCGGCCAGGGCATCTGGCCACGAATCTGGATGGTGGGGTCGGACGTTGCCTTCGCAGGCTGGCCCGATTGTGGCGAGATAGACATCCTGGAATTCCGCGGTGACGAACCCGAAACCGTTCGCGGGTTCGCCCAGGGTCCCGGCTACACGGGTGCCGACCGTCTCAGGGACAGCTACACCGTCGAGGAGGGGGCGTTAACCGACTCCACCCACGTGTTCTCGATCCGCTGGCAGTCCGACCGGATCGAGTGGTACGTCGACGAAACCCAGTATCACACGGTGAGTCGCGAGACGGTCGAAGACGCCGGCCACGAGTGGGTCTTCGACACCCCCATGTACTTCGTCCTCGCCTTCGCCTGTGGCGGCGACCCGGCGAGCTATCCCGACGAGACCACACCGTTTCCACAGCGGCTGGAGGTCGATTACGTCCGCCACTACGAACGGGTGTGA
- the glyA gene encoding serine hydroxymethyltransferase, with translation MVTDLTPVDEELTAALAGERDRQRETLSLIASENYASDAVLAAQGSVLTNKYAEGSPGDRYYAGCAYADEVEQLAIDRARALFDAEHANVQPHSGTSANLATYQALLEPGDAILSLSLSHGGHLSHGQPYTMVDDVYDVAHYGVDVETGRLDHERVRERAEAVDPDLLVSGYSAYPRQVDFDAMQAIAEAVDAVHVADIAHITGLVAAGEHPTPVGVADVVTGSTHKTIRAGRGGMILCGEAYADAIDQAVMPGTQGGPLMHNIAGKAAGFGEALEPEFDADAAQTIENARALAARLADRGFDLVSGGTDVHFALVDFRETHPELTGAVAETALEDVGLVLNKSTVPGEERSSTVTSGIRIGTPAITTRGFDAAATRRLADAIADVCDAPDDEGVRERARETVADLAEAHPIYA, from the coding sequence ATGGTGACGGACCTGACTCCCGTCGACGAAGAGTTGACCGCGGCGCTGGCGGGCGAGCGCGACCGCCAGCGGGAAACGCTCTCGCTGATCGCCAGCGAGAATTACGCGAGCGACGCCGTTCTGGCCGCCCAGGGGTCGGTGCTGACGAACAAATACGCCGAAGGCTCGCCCGGAGACCGCTACTACGCGGGCTGTGCGTACGCCGACGAAGTGGAGCAACTGGCGATCGACCGCGCCAGAGCCCTTTTCGACGCCGAACACGCAAACGTCCAGCCCCACTCCGGCACCAGCGCGAATCTGGCAACCTACCAGGCGCTGCTCGAACCCGGCGATGCGATCCTCTCGCTTTCGCTCTCCCACGGCGGCCACCTCAGCCACGGCCAGCCCTACACCATGGTCGATGACGTCTACGACGTCGCCCACTACGGCGTCGACGTGGAAACGGGCCGCCTTGATCACGAGCGCGTCCGCGAGCGTGCCGAGGCCGTCGATCCGGACCTGCTGGTCTCTGGCTATTCGGCCTATCCTCGCCAGGTCGACTTCGATGCCATGCAAGCCATCGCCGAGGCGGTCGACGCCGTCCACGTTGCCGACATCGCGCACATCACCGGGCTCGTCGCGGCGGGCGAACACCCCACCCCAGTCGGCGTTGCCGACGTGGTCACCGGTTCGACCCACAAGACCATCCGGGCCGGCCGCGGCGGGATGATCCTCTGTGGCGAGGCGTACGCCGACGCGATCGATCAGGCCGTCATGCCCGGCACGCAAGGTGGCCCGCTGATGCACAATATCGCCGGGAAGGCCGCCGGGTTTGGCGAGGCGCTCGAACCCGAATTCGATGCCGACGCCGCCCAAACCATCGAGAACGCTCGTGCCCTCGCTGCCCGCCTCGCTGACCGTGGGTTCGATCTCGTCTCGGGCGGCACTGACGTCCACTTCGCCTTGGTGGACTTCCGGGAGACCCATCCGGAGCTGACCGGTGCGGTGGCCGAGACCGCGCTGGAGGACGTCGGTCTCGTCCTGAACAAGTCGACGGTCCCCGGCGAGGAGCGATCCTCGACGGTCACCAGTGGCATCCGGATCGGCACGCCGGCGATCACGACACGCGGGTTCGACGCCGCGGCGACCCGCCGACTCGCGGACGCCATCGCCGACGTCTGTGACGCGCCCGACGACGAGGGCGTCCGCGAGCGAGCGCGCGAAACTGTGGCCGATCTCGCCGAAGCCCATCCCATCTATGCCTGA
- a CDS encoding DUF6293 family protein, translated as MDVPERVHLMPVGYENDRIALPAERLRADRVVLLQYADETDHPSYADVVRDRLDAAGITHETVACDIFDLYDSIGTVARLASEFEESDVYVNLASGSKVTAIGGMIACMATGATPYYVRAEHYAAETDGDVAEGVAEIAELPTYPMDSPDRQQVAVMAFLDSDGPAAKRDLIAFGEAEGLPFVEGGADSRKGQYRRLDARILDPLEARGYVDSEQAGRTTRVSLTDRGSDTLRAFRYLIE; from the coding sequence ATGGACGTTCCCGAGCGCGTGCACCTGATGCCAGTGGGGTACGAAAACGACCGGATCGCCCTGCCGGCCGAGCGACTGCGAGCCGATCGCGTCGTGCTCCTGCAATACGCCGACGAGACTGACCATCCCTCCTACGCCGACGTCGTTCGCGACCGCCTCGACGCGGCGGGGATCACCCACGAGACAGTCGCCTGTGACATCTTCGACCTCTACGATTCGATCGGGACCGTCGCCCGCCTTGCCAGCGAGTTCGAGGAAAGCGACGTCTACGTCAACCTCGCGTCCGGTTCGAAGGTGACGGCGATCGGCGGGATGATCGCCTGCATGGCCACCGGGGCCACGCCGTACTACGTCCGGGCGGAGCACTACGCCGCCGAGACCGACGGCGATGTCGCGGAGGGGGTCGCCGAGATCGCGGAACTCCCGACCTATCCGATGGACAGCCCCGACCGCCAGCAGGTGGCCGTCATGGCTTTCCTCGACAGCGACGGCCCGGCCGCCAAACGCGACCTCATCGCCTTCGGCGAGGCTGAAGGCCTGCCGTTCGTCGAGGGCGGTGCCGACTCCCGAAAGGGCCAGTACCGACGGCTGGACGCCCGGATTCTCGACCCGCTCGAAGCGCGCGGATACGTCGACAGCGAACAGGCTGGCCGGACGACACGCGTCTCGCTGACCGACCGCGGCAGCGACACGCTTCGGGCGTTCCGCTATCTGATCGAATGA
- a CDS encoding divalent metal cation transporter encodes MATSRDTSGTVRSHLREMGPSWVAGAIAAGPATMASLIAAGAGYGYDLLWVVVLSAFAGAFAQYLAMRLGLLTERGIVGVVEDHLGTSWAWILVLDAVIAAGVAQLVIMNTVASVSATITGLDAGIWGIIWAVILAVGLAGSGYRFVELFAKVLVSAVVLAFVASVFVVPIDPAAAARGLVPSVPGGSAAVAAGVLGGAVHITLITMHSYTMRAREWTADEYDLATFDVGISMLVAFGIYSVAIFLVTASVLSDPNLSTVGAAEALGPLVGERAEVLFLLGLGGAAVSTLGGNTIVPPFLLADKLGWGTTVEDSRYRGLLAAFALLSAPGAFIGGEVLGQLVLVLAIGTVGTPFAIAVVLYLLNSGAVPRVNSLAANLAGLALLGVTGGLAANFLRETATIEFFREATAGNVDVLTAAVLSFGVILSIATLGLLVKFFQERVAGTVP; translated from the coding sequence ATGGCAACATCGAGAGACACGAGTGGCACTGTCAGATCCCATCTCCGGGAGATGGGGCCGTCATGGGTCGCTGGGGCGATCGCTGCCGGGCCGGCGACGATGGCGAGTCTGATCGCCGCCGGCGCGGGATATGGCTACGACCTGCTGTGGGTGGTCGTGCTCTCTGCATTCGCCGGTGCGTTCGCGCAGTACCTCGCGATGCGACTCGGCCTGCTGACCGAGCGCGGGATCGTCGGCGTCGTCGAGGACCACCTCGGGACTTCCTGGGCGTGGATCCTGGTTCTCGACGCGGTGATCGCCGCCGGCGTCGCCCAGTTGGTGATCATGAACACCGTCGCATCCGTCTCGGCGACGATCACTGGGCTGGATGCCGGGATCTGGGGGATCATCTGGGCGGTGATCCTCGCCGTCGGATTGGCTGGGAGCGGCTACCGCTTCGTCGAACTCTTCGCGAAGGTGCTGGTCAGCGCCGTCGTGCTCGCGTTCGTCGCGAGCGTCTTCGTCGTGCCGATCGACCCCGCCGCGGCGGCGCGCGGACTCGTCCCGTCGGTCCCCGGCGGCAGCGCGGCCGTGGCCGCCGGCGTGCTGGGCGGCGCGGTCCACATCACGCTGATCACGATGCACTCCTACACGATGCGCGCCCGCGAGTGGACGGCCGACGAGTACGATCTGGCGACTTTCGACGTCGGGATCTCGATGCTCGTGGCCTTCGGCATCTACAGCGTGGCGATCTTCCTCGTGACGGCGAGTGTCCTCTCGGACCCGAACCTCTCGACCGTCGGGGCGGCCGAGGCGCTGGGTCCGCTGGTCGGCGAGCGCGCCGAGGTGCTGTTCCTGCTCGGCCTCGGCGGTGCGGCCGTCTCGACGCTCGGCGGCAACACCATCGTCCCGCCGTTCCTGCTGGCGGACAAACTCGGCTGGGGGACGACTGTCGAGGACTCGCGCTACCGTGGACTGCTCGCCGCCTTCGCCCTGCTGTCGGCCCCCGGCGCGTTCATCGGCGGCGAGGTACTCGGGCAACTGGTGCTCGTCCTCGCGATCGGTACCGTCGGGACGCCCTTTGCGATCGCGGTGGTCCTCTATCTGCTGAACTCCGGGGCGGTCCCGCGGGTGAATTCCCTCGCCGCGAACCTCGCCGGACTCGCACTGCTCGGCGTCACCGGCGGGCTCGCCGCGAACTTCCTCCGTGAAACGGCCACCATCGAGTTCTTCCGTGAAGCGACCGCCGGGAATGTTGACGTCCTCACCGCCGCGGTGCTTTCCTTCGGCGTGATCCTTTCGATCGCGACTCTCGGGCTGCTCGTGAAGTTCTTCCAGGAACGGGTCGCCGGCACTGTCCCATGA
- a CDS encoding alkaline phosphatase family protein, whose translation MPGNRTVVVGLDGASWRLLDPWIDAGDLPNLAALRDSGSWAETESCLPPVTFPNWKCYSAGKDPGGFGVFWFEHVDLAAGEITVADGSDYHTAELWDYLAADGQSTGVVNMPTMYPPREIDDASIVAGGPDAVEGEYRSISGGYTHPPELESEIESRFDYQVHPDPLLSSNDERGAEVEAILDVLEMRFEVALWLLEERERDFVHVTLFYLNVLHHFFWDAEPTHRAWQLVDEYLGRLADIDDLNVVLMSDHGSAPTTTEFYVNEWLAEHGYQARTATVDDVLRRVGLDRETALGVAKRLGIVDILATVVPERLQALVPQQAGLKRDRKLEAIDLDRTKAVASGQGPIYLNPAFDDASVRESLMADLKAVEDSEGPLFDGVYRGEHVYSGPYVEEGPEIVLDMRPGVHVNDGVGGGEITAGPDRWAAENTRHGIFLANGPDFTASGQLDRISILDMAPTLLVAAGCDVPHDMTGEVLPIVVGDPDWSRREPIRIDEGGRGEAGEEVADRLQQLGYME comes from the coding sequence ATGCCCGGCAATCGGACCGTCGTCGTCGGCCTCGACGGCGCGAGCTGGCGGCTGCTCGACCCCTGGATCGATGCCGGCGACCTCCCGAACCTCGCCGCACTCCGGGATTCGGGCTCGTGGGCCGAGACCGAGAGCTGTCTCCCGCCCGTGACCTTCCCGAACTGGAAGTGCTACTCCGCGGGAAAGGACCCTGGCGGGTTCGGTGTCTTCTGGTTCGAGCACGTCGACCTCGCGGCCGGCGAGATCACCGTCGCCGACGGCAGCGACTACCACACCGCCGAACTCTGGGACTATCTCGCGGCTGACGGCCAATCGACGGGTGTCGTCAACATGCCGACGATGTACCCGCCACGAGAGATCGACGACGCGTCGATCGTCGCCGGCGGTCCCGACGCCGTCGAGGGCGAGTACCGCTCGATCTCGGGCGGCTACACTCACCCGCCGGAACTCGAATCCGAGATCGAATCGCGCTTCGACTACCAGGTCCACCCGGACCCCCTGCTCTCGAGCAACGACGAACGTGGGGCCGAGGTCGAGGCGATCCTCGACGTTCTCGAAATGCGCTTCGAAGTCGCGCTGTGGCTGCTCGAGGAGCGCGAGCGTGATTTCGTCCACGTCACGCTGTTCTATCTCAACGTCCTCCATCACTTCTTCTGGGACGCGGAACCGACCCATCGGGCGTGGCAACTCGTCGACGAGTACCTCGGTCGCCTGGCGGACATCGACGACCTCAACGTCGTCCTCATGTCCGACCACGGCAGCGCCCCCACCACGACGGAGTTCTACGTCAACGAGTGGCTCGCCGAGCACGGCTATCAGGCCCGGACGGCGACGGTCGACGATGTCCTCCGGCGGGTCGGCCTCGATCGGGAGACCGCCCTCGGCGTGGCCAAGCGCCTCGGGATCGTCGACATCCTTGCCACGGTCGTCCCCGAACGCCTCCAGGCACTCGTGCCCCAGCAGGCGGGACTCAAGCGCGATCGCAAGCTCGAAGCGATCGACCTCGACCGGACGAAGGCCGTCGCGAGCGGGCAGGGACCGATCTATCTCAACCCCGCCTTCGACGACGCATCGGTCCGCGAGTCGCTGATGGCGGACCTCAAAGCAGTCGAGGACAGCGAGGGGCCGCTGTTCGACGGCGTCTATCGTGGCGAGCACGTCTATTCCGGGCCGTACGTCGAAGAAGGTCCGGAGATCGTCCTCGACATGCGCCCGGGCGTCCACGTCAACGACGGCGTCGGCGGCGGCGAGATCACGGCCGGCCCGGACCGCTGGGCGGCCGAGAACACCCGCCACGGCATCTTCCTCGCGAACGGCCCGGACTTCACCGCCAGCGGGCAACTCGACCGGATCAGCATTCTCGACATGGCCCCGACGCTGCTGGTCGCGGCCGGGTGTGACGTCCCCCACGACATGACTGGCGAGGTGCTGCCGATCGTCGTCGGCGATCCCGACTGGAGTCGCCGCGAGCCGATCCGGATCGACGAGGGGGGACGCGGTGAGGCCGGCGAGGAAGTCGCCGACCGCCTCCAGCAACTCGGGTACATGGAGTGA
- a CDS encoding glycosyltransferase family 2 protein, translating to MRTVAVIPAYNERETIESVVDGTSRHVEEVVVVDDGSTDGTPQLARQVGATVIEHVYNTGVGGAVRTGYRYAIRNDFDFVVQVDADGQHDPEEIPRLLSVAEDADMVIGSRYLNESFQEYSWLRDLGIRSFTAVVNVLGGVNVTDVTSGFRVYRVTALERLLHRSDKHWAVEQTLEAARREMDIREVSIAMPTRETGSSQFTVETFALYPLRMTDAILRVLLFRDS from the coding sequence GTGCGAACGGTCGCCGTCATCCCCGCGTACAACGAACGTGAGACGATCGAGTCTGTCGTCGACGGGACGAGTCGTCACGTCGAGGAGGTCGTCGTAGTCGACGACGGTTCGACGGACGGGACACCCCAGCTCGCCCGGCAAGTGGGTGCGACGGTGATCGAACACGTCTACAACACGGGCGTCGGTGGCGCAGTCCGGACGGGCTACCGGTACGCCATCCGGAACGACTTCGACTTCGTCGTGCAGGTCGATGCGGACGGCCAGCACGACCCCGAAGAGATTCCACGGCTGCTCTCGGTGGCCGAGGACGCGGACATGGTGATCGGCAGCCGGTATCTCAACGAGAGTTTCCAGGAGTATTCGTGGCTCCGAGACCTCGGGATCCGGTCGTTTACGGCGGTCGTCAACGTCCTGGGCGGCGTCAACGTCACGGACGTCACGAGCGGGTTCCGCGTCTATCGTGTCACCGCCTTGGAACGGTTGTTGCATCGCTCGGACAAACACTGGGCGGTCGAACAGACCCTGGAGGCCGCCAGACGCGAGATGGACATCCGGGAGGTCTCGATCGCGATGCCGACCCGGGAGACGGGGTCCTCGCAGTTCACAGTCGAGACCTTTGCACTCTACCCGCTGCGCATGACCGACGCCATCCTCCGGGTCCTGCTTTTTCGAGATTCATGA
- a CDS encoding DUF2304 domain-containing protein — MTYSLVNVLAVLVGVAFLWNAYRLVDRGREDLAILALSLVLGGGLIFVAAFPNTFEVVATVLGLEWKARAMLVLSNLTLFVVVTYLFDRLGRLAERVSTLNEELSLLRAELDERDD; from the coding sequence ATGACCTATAGCCTCGTCAACGTCCTCGCCGTGCTCGTGGGAGTCGCCTTCCTCTGGAACGCCTATCGCCTCGTCGATCGCGGCCGGGAGGATCTTGCCATCCTCGCACTGTCGCTCGTCCTGGGCGGTGGGTTGATCTTCGTCGCGGCCTTCCCGAACACCTTCGAGGTCGTCGCGACGGTGCTGGGTCTCGAATGGAAGGCCCGGGCGATGCTGGTGCTCTCGAACCTGACGCTGTTCGTGGTCGTGACGTATCTGTTCGATCGCCTCGGCCGGCTCGCGGAGCGCGTCTCGACGCTCAACGAGGAGCTGAGCCTGCTCCGGGCCGAACTCGACGAGCGCGATGACTGA
- a CDS encoding polysaccharide deacetylase family protein: MTDRRAVLSIDVELFSQTPAYRNANGSAEREGIGFDGLSFLRDALAEHDARSTGFIVSELADSHPGAIRAFADAGHEIGSHTHTHRLLSALDPATQREEIERSRKMLIETTGRDVHGFRAPAFDLADDHFEVLAQAGYTYDSSIVSSRAIPGWYGGEYDVHRPTPATGIDADAPADMRELPVSVMPGLRLPLTGTWLRFFGPRYTILGMRWLARRGITPILYVHPWECVELPDVEGVPSRVYWHTGAWMRRAIERILSSDFRFVSAREVVESGAGEDGPKADGGE; encoded by the coding sequence ATGACTGACCGGCGGGCGGTCCTCTCGATCGACGTGGAACTGTTCTCCCAGACGCCCGCGTACCGTAACGCCAACGGCTCTGCTGAGAGGGAGGGGATCGGTTTCGACGGCCTTTCGTTCCTCAGGGACGCACTCGCCGAACACGACGCGCGATCGACGGGCTTCATCGTCAGCGAACTCGCCGACTCCCATCCCGGGGCGATCCGGGCGTTCGCCGACGCCGGCCACGAAATCGGTTCACATACGCATACCCATCGGCTGCTGTCAGCTCTCGACCCGGCAACGCAGCGCGAGGAGATCGAGCGTTCACGGAAGATGCTGATCGAAACGACCGGCCGGGATGTCCATGGCTTTCGCGCCCCCGCGTTCGATCTGGCCGACGATCACTTCGAAGTGCTCGCGCAAGCGGGCTACACCTACGATTCGAGTATCGTTTCGAGTCGGGCGATCCCGGGCTGGTACGGCGGCGAGTACGACGTCCATCGACCGACGCCGGCCACGGGGATCGACGCCGACGCACCCGCGGATATGCGGGAACTACCGGTCAGCGTCATGCCCGGGCTGCGGCTGCCACTGACCGGGACGTGGCTCCGGTTTTTCGGCCCGCGATATACGATCCTGGGAATGCGATGGCTGGCCCGCCGCGGAATCACGCCGATCCTGTACGTCCACCCCTGGGAGTGCGTGGAGTTGCCCGACGTCGAGGGCGTCCCCTCGCGAGTATACTGGCACACCGGGGCGTGGATGCGCCGGGCCATCGAGCGGATTCTGTCGAGCGACTTCCGGTTCGTTTCGGCCCGTGAGGTTGTGGAGAGTGGGGCAGGCGAAGATGGACCCAAAGCCGACGGTGGTGAGTGA
- a CDS encoding lysylphosphatidylglycerol synthase transmembrane domain-containing protein: MTESQLRDMAVTLAQYVIALVALAWAASQTDPAEAASLLAGLDPLTALALLAVTVLGLLARFDTWAATLAPIQPTDRRTAGRVDLIVNFVNQLLPSRLTGRLAAPFVLRSKLGISYADATAVSGVHTALYAVLYGAVATVGLALAVGRLSIGLATVLALSIALYLLAGAVVLAAGTNLERLDWVFGGVTRLLGYLPKVGDRLAAQAEDAVSFTADATVAFRRIALDPGVWVRYTAGWVVAMVLAPGARVLLLLAGFGVAFEPAALVPLYLVMAYSVTLLPLTPGGFGVTEATTTAVFVALGVPSAAIVPVVFVDRFLGVYLPALAGWYPALGIDRASLRSGEEG; the protein is encoded by the coding sequence GTGACCGAAAGTCAACTCCGCGACATGGCCGTCACGCTCGCGCAGTACGTGATTGCGCTCGTCGCTCTCGCGTGGGCGGCCTCACAGACTGATCCCGCCGAAGCGGCGTCGTTGCTCGCCGGCCTCGATCCGCTCACGGCGCTGGCGCTGCTCGCTGTGACCGTCCTCGGGCTGCTCGCGCGTTTCGACACGTGGGCGGCGACGCTTGCCCCGATCCAGCCGACCGACCGCCGGACAGCCGGGCGCGTCGACCTGATCGTCAACTTTGTCAACCAGCTCCTCCCGTCGCGGTTGACGGGCCGACTCGCCGCGCCGTTCGTCCTCCGGAGCAAGCTAGGGATCTCCTACGCCGACGCGACCGCCGTCTCCGGCGTCCACACGGCACTGTACGCAGTGCTGTACGGGGCGGTCGCGACCGTCGGGCTCGCCTTGGCCGTCGGGCGCCTCTCGATCGGTCTCGCTACCGTCCTCGCGCTCTCGATCGCGCTCTATCTGCTGGCCGGGGCGGTCGTCCTCGCCGCCGGGACGAACCTCGAACGGCTGGACTGGGTGTTCGGCGGCGTGACGCGCTTGCTCGGCTATCTCCCGAAGGTCGGCGATCGACTCGCTGCCCAGGCCGAAGACGCAGTCTCGTTCACGGCCGACGCGACGGTCGCGTTCCGGAGGATCGCCCTCGATCCGGGCGTCTGGGTCCGGTACACCGCCGGCTGGGTCGTGGCGATGGTGCTCGCACCCGGCGCGCGTGTCCTGTTGCTGTTGGCCGGCTTCGGCGTCGCCTTCGAACCCGCCGCGCTCGTCCCACTCTACCTCGTGATGGCCTACAGCGTGACGCTGTTGCCGCTGACGCCCGGCGGGTTCGGCGTGACAGAAGCGACGACGACGGCGGTCTTCGTCGCGCTCGGCGTCCCGAGTGCGGCGATCGTCCCCGTCGTCTTCGTTGACCGCTTCCTCGGCGTCTACCTCCCGGCGCTCGCCGGGTGGTATCCCGCCCTCGGGATCGATCGGGCGTCGCTCCGGAGTGGCGAAGAAGGGTGA
- a CDS encoding glycosyltransferase family 39 protein encodes MVPVRALLGRAKARVLDDLRTDPYLPAVLILAAVLSGFWFWHRLPNVATRDEWSRALDPLVAFRSVVADPSYEGLKEGVAWGRVPFGATFYLFGLALIPMIAVAVLTGTLDAIMGPVQISWDFGHFPTWDGIPAWFWTGYIGLIRLFNVAFAIGSVYLTYRIATTIADRSTGRLAALLLTLTFGFLTIAHEGGEDMPALFFLLIALYLLIWYVRSGETWTFYGASATGGVAMAFKLTTAPVIGLIVVAHLLRARGSDDWSASLYRPRLIGIGGALGVLAIVVGLPTTLVGAFEPVLSRIGGHSISRPGSPHGPTAPVWWWFARGYFSGLGLPLFAASVAGVVAALVRAGRRRANAGTLLVLAGVGGFLALYVPWHDFRVHHLLPTFPLLAILVATWLVRLRDRRQTVARVLTVGLVISSGVYAGVGVAGYADMPRDQAAAWMDDRVGDNETIESYRWHFQDTAVPHGATVTYREGEFTACPEYIMLTYRDLVYLDDTYLRNSPRRQAYIRGLLDGNYSYEIVTEFGSRPPAYVPQRPTPGSLLELLPYGIVPQVDQHGDEQELQPNQFTVILQSTGECRSDRGPPF; translated from the coding sequence ATGGTCCCCGTTCGCGCACTGCTCGGCCGGGCGAAAGCCCGCGTCCTCGACGACCTTCGGACGGACCCGTATCTCCCTGCCGTGCTCATCCTGGCGGCGGTGCTGTCGGGCTTTTGGTTCTGGCACCGGCTCCCGAACGTCGCTACCAGAGACGAGTGGAGCCGGGCGCTCGATCCCCTCGTCGCCTTCCGGTCGGTCGTCGCCGATCCGAGCTACGAGGGACTCAAGGAGGGCGTCGCGTGGGGTCGGGTCCCGTTCGGGGCGACGTTTTACCTGTTCGGACTGGCCCTCATTCCGATGATTGCCGTTGCAGTCCTGACCGGCACCCTCGATGCGATCATGGGCCCCGTCCAGATCAGCTGGGACTTCGGTCACTTCCCGACCTGGGACGGGATTCCGGCGTGGTTCTGGACCGGCTACATCGGGCTGATCCGGCTGTTCAATGTCGCCTTTGCGATCGGCTCGGTCTATCTCACCTACCGGATCGCGACGACGATCGCCGACCGGTCGACCGGCCGGCTCGCGGCGCTTTTGTTGACGTTGACCTTCGGGTTTCTCACGATCGCCCACGAGGGCGGCGAGGATATGCCGGCGCTGTTTTTCCTGTTGATCGCTCTCTATCTGCTGATCTGGTACGTCAGATCGGGGGAGACGTGGACGTTCTACGGCGCGAGCGCGACCGGCGGCGTCGCGATGGCGTTCAAACTCACGACCGCCCCCGTGATCGGGTTGATCGTGGTCGCCCACCTGCTTCGTGCCCGCGGGAGCGACGACTGGTCGGCATCGCTGTACCGTCCGCGATTGATCGGGATCGGTGGGGCGCTTGGCGTGCTTGCCATCGTGGTCGGGCTCCCGACGACGCTCGTCGGCGCGTTCGAACCGGTTCTTAGCCGGATCGGCGGCCATTCCATCAGCCGCCCGGGAAGCCCACACGGACCGACTGCGCCGGTGTGGTGGTGGTTCGCCCGTGGCTACTTCAGTGGCCTTGGCCTCCCGCTGTTCGCCGCGAGTGTCGCTGGCGTCGTCGCCGCCCTCGTCCGCGCCGGTCGCCGTCGCGCGAACGCGGGGACATTGCTCGTCCTGGCCGGGGTCGGCGGATTCCTGGCGCTGTACGTCCCCTGGCACGACTTCCGTGTCCACCACCTCCTGCCGACGTTCCCGTTGCTCGCGATCCTCGTCGCAACCTGGCTCGTCCGGCTGCGCGACCGTCGGCAAACTGTCGCCCGCGTCCTCACGGTCGGCCTAGTGATCTCCTCAGGCGTCTACGCCGGCGTCGGCGTCGCGGGGTATGCCGACATGCCACGCGACCAGGCTGCCGCATGGATGGACGACCGCGTCGGGGACAACGAGACGATCGAGTCCTATCGGTGGCACTTCCAGGACACCGCTGTCCCGCACGGTGCGACCGTGACCTACCGGGAAGGCGAGTTCACCGCCTGTCCCGAGTACATCATGCTGACCTATCGCGACCTGGTGTATCTCGACGACACCTACCTCCGGAACTCGCCACGGCGACAGGCGTACATCCGGGGGCTACTCGACGGTAACTACAGTTACGAGATCGTCACGGAGTTCGGGTCGCGACCGCCCGCGTACGTCCCACAGCGACCGACGCCCGGGTCACTGCTCGAACTGCTTCCATACGGGATCGTCCCGCAGGTCGATCAGCACGGCGACGAACAGGAACTCCAGCCCAATCAGTTCACGGTGATCCTCCAGTCGACTGGCGAGTGTCGGTCGGACCGTGGGCCACCGTTCTGA